Genomic window (Acidimicrobiales bacterium):
GTTCGGTCCCTGGGTGACCGCCCGACCGGGGCATCCACCACGCCGTCAGCCGCCTCGAACAGCCCCCAAGCCAGCGCCTCGTAGCGACGTCCGACCGAACGGTCCGCCAGTTGGGCCACGAGGGAGTCGTAGGCCGCCTGGTTGCGGGCGACGGCCAGCGCCCCGGACGTACCCAGGTCCAGCCGATGCACGATGCCCGGCCGGGCCGCCGAGCCGACGCCGGCGATATCCGGGTGGCTGGCCAGGAGCCCGTTGACGAGGGTACCTGTCGAGTTGCCGGCGCCGGGATGGACAACGAGGCCTGCCGGCTTGTCCACGACGAGGACGTCGTCGTCGGCGTACAACAGCGGAACGCTGATCGACGAGTCCGGCTCGGGCACGTGGACCGCCTCGCGCTCGAAGCCGGTGACCACCAACTCCTCACCCTCCCGGAGCCGACGGGACCGTTGGAACACCACCTGGCCGTCTACGGACACGCTTCCGGCCGCCAGGGCACCGGCCGCCCGGTTCCTGCTCACGTAGGCCAGGAGGGATACCACCCGGTCGATGCGCTCGCCGTCCAGGGCAGGAGGTATGGCCTCCCGGAAGCCGGCCCCGTCAGTCATCGTCGCCAACCACGCCAGACGACGAGCCCCCCGGCCACGACGATCGTCGCGTCCGCCAGGTTGAACACG
Coding sequences:
- a CDS encoding RluA family pseudouridine synthase — encoded protein: MTDGAGFREAIPPALDGERIDRVVSLLAYVSRNRAAGALAAGSVSVDGQVVFQRSRRLREGEELVVTGFEREAVHVPEPDSSISVPLLYADDDVLVVDKPAGLVVHPGAGNSTGTLVNGLLASHPDIAGVGSAARPGIVHRLDLGTSGALAVARNQAAYDSLVAQLADRSVGRRYEALAWGLFEAADGVVDAPVGRSPRDRTRMAVVGSGRPARTGYKVMAIWRDPEVSRVSCRLETGRTHQIRVHLAAIGHPLVGDGTYGGERSGLVLDRPFLHAAHLSFDHPVTGDHLAFDAPLPADLREILDGLGEPESLDRPAEQTT